The sequence CCCATCAATCTTCGTCAACAATTCAGCAGATCGTGCACTGAAAGCTGCACTTGCTGAAACGGTACAAATGATTGGTTTCGATTTAACGCAAGAGTTGAAAGTGACGAACTTACGCATGTTAAACTTCATGAAAAAGCAGTTGAATGAACGCCAACGTATTGAGGCTAGTCATTTGCATGACAAAGACGGTTCGATTGCCCCTTCTCCATACGAAGCGAAGGATGCGGATATGCTGTCATTTGAGGCGCCTTATGCAGATCCAAATGTTTATAGCCGTGTCAATAAATTGTTCAAAAATCAAAAAGCGTTCTTTGAAAAAGGTGAGCGCGATTTATTGAAGAATCAACTGGAGGAATTGCTTAAGCAGGATGCGTCAATTTATTTAGGGCTAGAAAAAGAACTGCTTGAAAAGTGGACGGATGGCTGGATTGATAGTGAGGCAGAAGGACTTAGACAGCATTTATTGAAAGAAAGTTTGGCACAGATTGCCTCGGAGCGAACACTTTTACAAGGAACAGAACAGTTGACAGAATGGCGTGCGGTGTATAAAAAACTACAAGCGGAGGAGCTGGTTTGATTGACGAACGTATTTATTTCGGTAACAGATGTGGACTTTGCGACAACGAAATGGATTGATACACGTTTTTCTTTGCAAGATGTGCAGGAAGGTCATCGGAAATATATGCATAGTCATGTAACAGGTGCAGTGTATTGGGATCTTGAACGCGACATGTCTGACATGACGAGAACAGCAGGACGTCATCCGATGCCGGAGAAGGATGCTTTGACGGCTCTTTTCCGTGCAAGTGGTTTGTCAATCAATGACCCTATTGTAATTTACGATGATGGCGGCAGCCCGTTTGCGGCCCGCGCATGGTGGTTGCTGCAATATGCAGGGTTCACAAATGCTGTTATTGCGCTTGAAGGGTTTGAAGCAATTAAGCAGGCTAGTATTCCGGTTGATGGCCTAGCATCTGAGCCTGTTACAACTTCAGTTTCTCCAGTGTGGGATGAAGAACTCTATGCGTCACGTCAGTTTGTTGAGGAAACAGTTGCCGGTGAAACGTCGGGTGTCCTAGTGGATGCTCGCTCGGCACAGCGTTATCGCGGTGAACAGGAACCTATCGATCCGATTGCCGGGCGGATTCCGGGTGCGTTAAACTTCGATTGGGAACTGTTGAAGAAAGACGGTATGTACAATATGGAGGAGGCTGTCAAAGCGCAGTTAACTCAAGTTATACATCCAGCACAGCAAGTAACCGTTTATTGTGGCAGCGGCGTGACGGCGGCTCCATTATATGCCATGCTCAAGCATAATGGCTTTGCCGATGTTCGCCTGTATGTGGGCAGTTATAGTGACTGGATTTCACAGAAAGATGCCAAAGTCGAGAAAGATTGAGGGGGCTATGCCTGTGCTTTATGCAGTACTGGGGGATATTCATTCATCCAAAAATGATTTAGAAAAAGTGCTTGCCGATATTATCGATAAAGCGCCAGAAGCAGAGCTAGTAGGAACAGGCGATTTGTTTGAATGTATCATTAGTAAAAAGAATATTACAGATAAAAAATTTACGAAGCTTGAAGAGGTTATGCTCATTCCGAAAGGTTTTCCCGAGTTATTGACGTTTCCTTCGGTCGGTGGCAATCAAGAAGATCGTATTTTATGGATTACAGAAACAGCTGATCCGCTACGAGAAAAATTAGCAGCATTGCCGGCAATGATTGAAATGGGCAATGCTCAAGTAATTCACGGTCACCAGTGGCAGTGGGGTGGGGAACCATGGGCGCTAGTTCATGAAAGTGTTGAGCAATCATTTGTTTTTTATGGCCATAGTCATCAATCCATGTTGTCACGCAATGGTGTTCGCCAAGAAATTGAATTTGGCATTTCCTACAGTGTTGTAGGTGAACGTGTTCTTGTTAATGTAGGAGCAGTTGTCGATGATCGGGAGTGGGTGTTGTATGAGTCGGAGGAACAAACCGTTACGTTTATGAAGGCGTAATGCAAAAAGACTGAAGCTGTGGTTGCTTCAGTCTTTTCTATGGATCGCTTCCCTTGCTAGGGCATCCGCCGCCCGATTTTCTACGTCAGGAATCCACTTGATGAAAAAGAAGTCAAACGTTGTGGCGATGGTAAGAATCTGAGCTAAGATTGGCTTATGCGCTTCGTTTTTGACAAACTCTTTTTCAACAGCCATGACAACAATTTGGGAATCTGAACGAGCAGATACGATACCAGTCGTCAGTTTCGCTGCTTCTTCTAGACCGCGTAATAGCGCTTGAAATTCAGCGGAGTGATTGTTGGTCGGTTCGATACGTTCGGAAAATTTTAGTTGATGGCCTTC comes from Sporosarcina sp. FSL K6-3457 and encodes:
- a CDS encoding metallophosphoesterase family protein → MLYAVLGDIHSSKNDLEKVLADIIDKAPEAELVGTGDLFECIISKKNITDKKFTKLEEVMLIPKGFPELLTFPSVGGNQEDRILWITETADPLREKLAALPAMIEMGNAQVIHGHQWQWGGEPWALVHESVEQSFVFYGHSHQSMLSRNGVRQEIEFGISYSVVGERVLVNVGAVVDDREWVLYESEEQTVTFMKA
- a CDS encoding ribonuclease HI family protein, yielding MLELYVDGASAGNPGKSGIGIYIKGEGHQLKFSERIEPTNNHSAEFQALLRGLEEAAKLTTGIVSARSDSQIVVMAVEKEFVKNEAHKPILAQILTIATTFDFFFIKWIPDVENRAADALAREAIHRKD
- a CDS encoding sulfurtransferase, coding for MTNVFISVTDVDFATTKWIDTRFSLQDVQEGHRKYMHSHVTGAVYWDLERDMSDMTRTAGRHPMPEKDALTALFRASGLSINDPIVIYDDGGSPFAARAWWLLQYAGFTNAVIALEGFEAIKQASIPVDGLASEPVTTSVSPVWDEELYASRQFVEETVAGETSGVLVDARSAQRYRGEQEPIDPIAGRIPGALNFDWELLKKDGMYNMEEAVKAQLTQVIHPAQQVTVYCGSGVTAAPLYAMLKHNGFADVRLYVGSYSDWISQKDAKVEKD